The window GAGAATACTTCCCGCGACATGCCCAAAAGGCCGAAGCGCAGCAGGGACTGATTTCCCGAAAACTATTGCTTTTGTAAGGCGCGAAGCAAACGCTCCGCCTCATATTCACTGTCCTCCGCCGGATAGCGCAGGTTCTTTGCATGCTTTTCCTGCGCCTCTGCCAGTCCCCAGATGATGCCTTCTCCTGCGGGGACAATGGCTGGCTGTTCCCGGTAAATCGGATCCTTGTAAGCATCCAACGTCTGATGAAAGGCCCAGCCTTTGGCCGTTAGACTGCGAATCACGTCGTCTAAAAATAGCGCATTCAGCAGGTTATGGTGGAGCAATAATACATGTTGTACCTTGCGTCCCGTAAGCAAAACCGCCAACGAATCGTAATAATTCGCCCGTTCCAGAATATGGGAAACGTAAAATTCCTTGTAGGGTCGCGGATCCAAATACGGATTTTTGCGCAGGCTGTCGCAGAGCATTTGGTCCACATACCAATCGCTTGCGTCGATCGATACATATCCATTCCGATAGCCATGATTTTCCAGGATTTGCCGCATCGAATCCCGTTTTTCTGCAGAAAAACCTTCCTTCAAAAATGGAAACCTGAAAAGCTTGGTTGCATTGGCAAATGCCGTAATGAAGCTGTCGCAGCTGACCAATTCCTGCTCAAATTGGGCCGCGGTCGCCTTTTTTGAGCCAAAATTGGGATGCGTTGCCGAATGGTTGGCAATGGCATGACCCGCCTTGGCCCAGCTACTGACCAAAGCGCGTCCGCGCGGATCGTCGACTTTGTTTCGGCAGACAAAAAGGACCGTTTTCAAATCATGAAAAGCCAAGGTTTGCAGGATTTTCTGGTTGCGTTCCTGCCAAATCATTGAGGGGCTTGCAGCTGTATTGGGATCGTCGAAGCTCAACGCGATCACCCCCTGGGCGTGGCACAGTGTGAGAGGGAGTGCGAGTGTGAAAAAAATGATGAGGTGGCGGAGATTTTTCAACGGATCGGGACTATTTGAGGGCATTTTCCAGCATTGATGCAAATTTGCGATGACCGGCATCGTTGAAGTGACCGCCGCGTTGGGTATAATCTTTGGGGTCCAGATCCATCGGAATCACGACCTTCATTCCTTCGAAGACATCCGGGTACCGATTCAGAATTGTTCCAGCATCCTCGGGGTTTTCCGGAATCACCGCGACAATGCATTGAGCGCCATATTGTTGTGCCACATTCTGGATCGCACGAAGGTATTCGCCTGTAACCGGTCGTTGCCGTATTTGCGGTTCACAGCGTTTCCAATAGTCACTGTTTGGACGCTGAAATGGAATAATGTTAGCCGCGCGAAGCATCCGCCAAAACATGGTTCCAATCGATGTTTGGGAGCAAAATTGATTGAATCCATTGGACGCTCCTTCAGCCGGGATTTTTTGTTCGGCTTTTACAAAAGCATACGCTGAATCGGCGCTGGGTAGCCATTCAGTACCTGGATATGCCAGGATGACGCCTGCATTGGTGAGGTAAAAGGGTGTTTGAAAGGGCGCCAATGGTCGCTTGAAATGGAATATATCATTTCCCATATAAAGATTCACAACGACCACGTCTGGGCGGATGATCGGTACAAATTTGCGCGCTATGGCTTCATATTGAGCAGGATCTGTGGCGGAAATTCCTGAGTTGTAGATCGCAAAACCCTTAGGAATCAGCAAGTCTGAAAATGCACTGCTGAAATACATCGCCGAATGACCCC of the Bacteroidota bacterium genome contains:
- a CDS encoding polysaccharide deacetylase family protein, whose protein sequence is MPSNSPDPLKNLRHLIIFFTLALPLTLCHAQGVIALSFDDPNTAASPSMIWQERNQKILQTLAFHDLKTVLFVCRNKVDDPRGRALVSSWAKAGHAIANHSATHPNFGSKKATAAQFEQELVSCDSFITAFANATKLFRFPFLKEGFSAEKRDSMRQILENHGYRNGYVSIDASDWYVDQMLCDSLRKNPYLDPRPYKEFYVSHILERANYYDSLAVLLTGRKVQHVLLLHHNLLNALFLDDVIRSLTAKGWAFHQTLDAYKDPIYREQPAIVPAGEGIIWGLAEAQEKHAKNLRYPAEDSEYEAERLLRALQKQ